gtcatttttatattaaaatgtttttttttgcaataaacatttttatagtttaatttttttttatttatttaaaatattaaataacttaagtaaaaaaaaaacttgagaggtgtcaagggacgcccggatggaacgaagttcctttcaattaattagtgaagtaaccaatgtttattctattaataaaaaacttaagtcttcacaagaagtacattttatttctatgaattttcgttatatattgtcacgtcgttgccatggtgaagtagcgctcattcgtcgttaacatacttactatagcaaaaagtgtcgtgacaacttttcgtaagaattttttccgtctagccccctttcacaacgcgtgataaggaacttcgttccaataagcttcagaaacttttaaaatgtcattttacgaaaataattttagtaaattacttATCAatacgttaaataaaataacaatgctGGTATTTCTTATGATGTATAACTCAGTTCATTGCGTTAAAGAGCTATCTTAGATAAAATTAGTCAACATTTCTAGAAATTCGTGAATAGAGTATTACACAAAGCGGCCGTCTGGGCAATTAAGTTAGTTAATTgatgcttttaaatatttcctaACACACTTAAGTCATGTGTGAAGTCTGAATGATGagacataatataatataatttagttaatcaAAGTATTAGTTAATAGGATGGATAGAAACGCAGAGGAAGATAGAAGATAGTATGAATGGATTGTGGGAAAGGGGAtaagaagggagtgaattcagatattacagctgatagagatgcATGGAAGAGTAGTTCATATCGTGTAGTAACCTCCGTAGGGACAAGGAGAACTTGATGATGATTAATTACTctaataagtttaatataaattattttttttagttttctgtGATTATCATTAGCTTCTATTCCTGACGACAGTAATGATTacctagttaaaaaaattgaagttctcaatcttaaagtttttaactATCAGTCTTCTTTACCTTCctattcttttcttataagtaaagGATGAAGGTGAAGTAGATTTGATGGAGAAgggaacgcataggaaggggatatataatttttcttatgcGTCCACTCCTACGATTAAAgttagacaacgcatctgcaattgaggatgtctatgggcagcggttgcttcgctattttggcgtaTATAGGTGGCCGCTTACTAGTTTGTCACCtcaagatataaaaaaaatatgccttATAAAGTTCATTCCAAAATTCATGATCATAATTTACTTCAtcaattattcattattttttgcatAGTACTGACATatcctaaattatttaacatgtaAGAACATGAGGAAAGATGTTGCACAAGAAAATACGTAGAGTACCATCGTAAATGCCGTTTAAATGCGATGCAGTTTCGATTAACGCAAATAGCTGCACAAAATCAATGCATAATACAgatgcaatttaaaaacaatgcaGTACTTTTGTCGTACCGTTTTATTCCGTCtttgtttacgtttttttttcctttaaataagaaacaatgtgctctattgttaaaaatacgtGCGTTTATTCGCTTAATGTAGGAATTTTATGTTGTATAGTTTATGCACACTAGTTAGCATAGTATAACTTGGTACTTAATAAGAAAGTCAAAGTGacaatttattcatttgtttttgtcaAGTATGTATAACAGAATTGGAACCAACCTGTGTCAGTTCACTGCTTGACATAAGCTGAAATTATGAAAGCTCAGTGCCTTAAACAGTGTGTTATTTTACGCTTCTCAACTCCAGCAACTTCCTGAAGTAAGCACTATGTCATAACAAAACAAagcaaagtttaataaaaaatacgccACAATACACATATGTCTTGTACATTTAAAGGTTATCTTCTACTACAGCTTCTAATTCTTATTAACTTCAGGTACTCATCGCCACCCTGTTCGGCTTCGCCGCCTCAGCTTTCGCGCCCACATACGAGTCCAATAGGCCTCAAGCGTCCTTAGAGAAGAATGCCCGCATTCTAGCTTACGACGCGGACGTCAAAGAAGATTCGTACAGATTCAACTACGAAACTGAGAACGGCATCAAAGCTGAAGAACAGGGACAGGAGGTAAGATTTAATTGagagtgatttttttatgaacacTAACTAAATTGAAATGCAAATTTAGAATGATAATCCTTTGATTGATACAaaagaatttaacttaaagttCTTCACTAAAAGAgcatatctaatatataaaattctcgtgtcgcagTGTTTGTGATTAAACTCCTCCGGAACggtttgaccgattctcatgttattttgtgtgcatattgagtaggtctgagaatcggacaacatctatttttcatacccctattaagttttttttaactgcgcgcggacggagtcgcgtgcgacagctagtagtgtTATAAAAGCCGACAAGGCATCTTCAGTTAGCTTTTTCCTACAAATAGAATTAGTAATCCAAGACGCTTAATAATCATTAACTTTACGAATTATATCGCTATTATctgtttaacaaaaatatattaatcttttcattttgttattacTTATTGTTACTAAGTCACTATAATAATCTCAACAGTggacatttaattataattgtaataacgTAAAGATGTCTATATAGTCGTGGAAAAAATGTTGCCAATAAATGTCAGGAGGCTGcatcacataaataaaatgttaaaacaggTCAAAGATCAACTGAATCATGACATGCCAACCGAGACGCACCTGTGTACAGAGCGCTAGGGTCACCATGATCATGTGACACTAGACcttaatgatataaattagattttttttaatgataaatctaagtgttttataataacattttttaaattagtaattataaaaaaaatctagtggATTGGTTTATTTCTAAAGTAAGTCGAGAgaatattaaacaaacattcttTGAATCGACCCGTAAATTTTCGTCGTTTtcatgattaattttaatcaaattttgtttaataatgaGATATTTGAccagtaataattataattcaatatcTGACAATATAATAACgaaatacaagtaaaaaataaacataaaaaataaagtcctATATAACCTTTAAAACGTAGTCACCCTAGTCAACGACGATCCCATGTGTTAGATTGCGAAGATGAAAAGGGCAGTGGCCAACTCTACCGACCGATATTCGAAAGGTCGCGTACATTATGCAAACGACCTACTTATATATCTAATTACATATTCTAGAATCAATCATTTTTGAAAGGATGTGAAGGTTTATGTTAACCTAGTACTcgtaattacatatattaatttaatcatcTACTAATATCTGCACTTAATCTGTTACCTGTCAGATCTAATACGTGCTATTGACCTAACATTGTGAAAGAATACCTCTCTGTGAATGAGATTTGATCATGGAATTAATGTTGCCTTTAATCAGCATAGATATTCCCTAAGAGTATTATCAAATcaggatttaaaaataaaacgaaaaatgctaaaGTTAATCAAGTAAGCGTTTTTCCAatctaaaattgtaaatgtataaTGTTTGTAGaacttatttcaattttaaatttattataggcCTTGACTGTagtaatatactttttatcatTTGCATAACGAATTACTCAACGTGTTacagttttgtaataaagcaAGATGTAATCATCGTTAGGAAGAGTAAACTGATATGTGGAACACATCGAGATGACTTGAATGACCGTTCGAaatctaatctatatatataaaagaaagtcgtgttagttacactatttataacacaagatcggtcgaactgatttagctgaaaattgatggggaggtagcttagaactaggagacggacataggaacttttttatcttgtgtgcattttttttattccgcgcggacggagtcgcgggtaaaagctagtatcagATAAGAATCATAGATATTACGTGATGTACTTGTCACAATTAAATGTgtgatattcatttatttaataatttacaaaaactgcAATTCAATTGTAAATCAAGATAAACAATACagcaattttacttttatagaaatactgtttttgtaaaataaataaatcaacaacagatcaaaataataaggcaaaatttaaaaattaataagggcaaaacaaatataacaactTCAAGACACTGCAAAACTAATGTTCTCAAATTACCTCAAATaccaaattattcaaattcgaattaaaaaaaaactgtatattGTCCTACCAAGTTTCTAATGAACTTTCCAGGTCGAGGGTATCGAAGCTCAGGGTGGCTTCCAATACACCGGAGATGACGGCCAGGTGTACGCCATCAGCTATTCTGCCGGTCAAGCTGGCTTCCAGCCTCAGGGAGCTCATCTGCCCACCGCTCCCCCTACTCCAGAGGCCATCCTCAAGGCTCTAGCACAGAACGCTGCTGATGAAGCCGCTGGTATCATTGATGATGgtaagtaattttatgtaaatattgaaaaaactaaaagcaCTCGTCACGCCACAAGAATATTTTTCGACACGTTTcgtaactgtaaaaaaataaacagtaaaataataccactgataaatttaatcttaaaaagtTTATCTTTATTCTAAAGACTAGCTTCCGCCAGCGAATAGggaacgtaataagtagcctatgtgttcttccagactatgttctacatttgtgccaaattttatcaagatccgttgagccgttacataccttcaaacaaacatccatccattcatctaaactttcgcgtttattatattagtaagatatgaaacatattatatcttaACTAGAAATTCTGTTTGTCTACCTAAAAACAATAGTTCATCAATCGTTGAAATGTTATGAAGATTTGCATAACGCTTGCCGGAGCTGTTTCCAACACATTGAttgattacatttaattatgaatCTAGTCAAGCACAATTAACCCGTCAGTAATTCTAAAGCTCATATATATGTGTCCTACTTCATTAAAAAGCTTGTCCGCTTTAACTAAATGCAAAGCAACTCAAGTCACTTCAAATGCTTCTCTGAATTTCTGCACAGTCacaaataatcaaaatgtCTGATAATCTATGCAATTTCTACCAAATCTATTATCAAAGTACATCGTAAATAACAGCCAGTCGATTCCTCTCGGCGTTTATCCGGCTTAACCAGCTGACCTATCACATTATCCCGCCCATATTGCGACGCAATTGCTGGGTAATGTGAAAATAATGGCCTTAATATACCTAAGTCTTATTTGCAATATCAAGTAGTAGAAAAACAAGAAATTTTCACGTATAAAATGTAGCTCTCTTAGAAATTACTTCATTTAAATCTGTCTAgaacattgatttttatatctttttaaataggGCTTAATAATGCCTCTGTATCTCTAAAATCTACCACTGGTTACCTTAAAAGATGCCCTGAGAAATAACAGTacataaattcaatattttttagtaaattgttTGTCTGGGAATAATTTGTACAAACGTAATTGAATATACTGTACGTATCACGAATTGAACACGTCCGAAAACAATGCGGTTATCTAGCATTATCAAATAACAATCGTGCGACCGCCAACATGTTACACCACACCTACAAATTATATGCATCTTTCACCACTGGCCTGTTAAGAACAAGTTTCGGTGTAGATAGAAGTGGAATTACttttttgctatatttatttggcAGTTAATATTTATCCCAATAACTAAAGTAGCATATCTATAATCTAGACTATGTTTAAAAATCAGATGACTTCTAACTCTGTTAAAgttgctttaaaatatttaatagactCTTTCCATTTATATTTAGGAATAAAATATCTCTGCTTCCTTATAcgatttttaaagatgtcttttggtacaattttataaaatgtgacATTGTTTTTACGACAAAAGAACaatccaaatttaaaataataggcCCGCATCCGTTTTCACACGGTCTTTGTCCTTGCACCAGGAGTTGGGCTCAACGATGTTACACACTGCACCGACCTTTGTATATTGCACAATGACCTCTCACTCTGAATCACATTCATAGAACTGACAACCAATTTATTTTGcaactttatttatcttatgttaatagtaataaagtttatgttACCATAATCAAGGTTATGTCTACGTTGGTTATGTTTATGAGAAGATTTCAAATTATGATGTGCGGAGTTAGATTTTAATGAAGAATGTagattgtgttttgtttttatggaGTTCATTATAATAAGATTTGTAAGCTCGTTAagaattctaatttaaaagatttctgATTAACTTAAATCTGCAACTAACTTTGAACACAATtagtagaaattaaattgtttaaatattaatgcaacattttaaatatattttaatcctCGTTCTTTCATTcatatattaacttttattgaCCAAAGGAGCAGAGATGACgaataaacatttctaaagTGAATTTAAACTTCTTTTGTCAACTGTACTGAGAAATATGTTACATgatatttttccttatttcCAGGTCAATACAACCCGGGTAAATACGGTGGTGGCCAGCAACAACAGTACCGCGCTCAGAGCACCGGATTCCGACAGGCCTACAAATTCTAATCTTAGCAATTTGCCAGTATTAAGTTATCGTTGATATATCTACAATGGAATTTTTGTTCGAAATTTAGAGCGACCACTTCATATTGATCTGAAGAAAATCCAATTTTCTGAATACAGTAATTAGTATTGCATAAATTTCTTGAGAAATTACTGTCTTTGTAACTTCAATTGTTCTTGTCAATAgatagtttaaaattagttttatcttTTCTATTGACAGTAATTTTATGGTCCATTTTTTGTCTTTCTTCATTGCACGTCTTCCAAAATGCTCGCTCTGTATTTCCGAATGAAAATTtcctaataaataacaatcttCTCTGCCTAATTAGTAACTAAGAAAGCGTACGTGATCATATTATAGTGTTTAATATTCAAGAAAATTGTATTACTATAGTCATATCGATTTCCATTAAGAAAAATGAGGCgattatttattctatgaataaaatctttttttataatttcgtatatttgatcttttatttttctgacggtgaaggaaaacatcgtgatgcaacctgcacatatctgagaagaaattcaatgatatgtgtaaagtcaaccaacccgcacttggccagcgtggttgactatggcctagtcacccctaacttggggtaggttccgagcccctcggtggggacgtatagtgagctgatgatgatgatgatgatgctatttaaattaataaaacaatctaaaaaataaacgactTCGAAATAATACTATAGGCAAATTATCTACATATACCAGAAAAGCTTGGGAACATTATCTAATAAGGTCTTTAAAGGATaagtacgatgtgggggccttcaagagtagagtgaataggtatctacaaagctagcgcgtacaaTCTTTAAACCACATCATCACCTCATCGGGTGGGATCGTagtcaagcgctaactttttcaatataaaaaaaggaaaaatctatTGAGAAATAACCCGAATGACTAAGGCTCTAAAGGATGAGATTGCGATCTACTTACTGATTTTtacaacatatattttatttttattcatacaaaattgtcaagaaaaactccaattcattgcacagtgaatacttttattccattttcaatatttctaacggtcaattccactagacgacttatcacatcgacggatatccaacgactggccgagctcctgactcaataatcaaacgctgtttcaaccccaccactctcaatccattcgccggaagttgtcacaaaagagtggcggggtcgagcagagctgccatctaagaaaactaaaactaccttttataaaattattacaaaataaactattgcAAAAGTAACTGGAGTCCTTGACAtggcataaaaataattctgaaGTAACAAAactgtttgttgttttaaatattctatttattaaataactgaaGGTTTTATTGCATTTGATCCTTCTATTTCAATGAATTTGACATCAATAAGTATATCCAGTGTTGGCGTTGAAATTTCCGGAACCTGACGAAGTACTTCCATAGCCGCTCTGGCCAGGTCTGCGATTGCCCGATTGTTCCGGATGATACTGACCTGCAAGTAAAAAACTTTTCAGACCATAgggtaattatattattaaaaaaataacagtcaaaatttattcaaataattgattttaggAAGAATCTTAGCACAAATtagaattatttgatttaaatgattttctaATGTTCAGCAAAGCATCTAAAACTCTCTAGTTGTATTAAGTAAGGATCTAACTCAGTCTTATTATAGAAGAATTGTAGCAAAAATTGAGGAAGTAAATTACCATCATCAAATATCCCAGCCGCTTCATCCTTAGCATTCTGCTCCAATGCTGCAAGTATAGCTTCAGGAGTTGGAGGAGCTACTGGTAAATGAGCACCTTGAGGACGGAAACCACCTTCTCCTGCTGTAAATGTTATGGAGTAAACGTTCCCATCATCGCCCTTGTATGCAAAACCTCCTTGACTTTGAGATGCATCGCCAGCTTCTTCAGCTCGTATACCGTTTGATGTTTCGTACGAGTAACGGAAACCTGGAAACGGAATAAATTACcaaaatttactttactcTTAAACTGCAagctattttctttttgtacaatctaatttattacaactttaTCTACGCCTTAAGAATTATCAAACCAAGCAATCGAATTTTGGGCACTAGTCCTAGAATAATTTTGAATCTGTATACTCGTACGCAGTCAGTgcactttattaattatgcaTCTGTTACTCGTATCAGTGCTTTTATTCGGGGTCGGGATTCCTCATCCTAACTGTAaagttacttataaaataaacattacatgAATCTACTATTCGTATAAAAATTAGCCTTACCATTTTCGTCTATTTCCTGATTGTGTTGCAGAATAACAGCgttcttttctatttcttGCTGCGGACGTCTATTCCCTGTTCCATAAGTACCACCAGCTGAAGATCCTATGCCAATGTTACCTCCTTGGTTTGGTGGTAAATAACTGTTTGATGTTGAACTTCCTTGGTTAGGAGGTAGATAGTTACTTGAGGGAAGCTTGGCTGCCGCTGCCACAGCGATGATCGTGGACATAACAATctggaacaattttttttcttttagttttaattcaaaaaacaaatgagATCTGTTtcgaaataaatttacaaaggATCTGCTTATAAATCTAAAGAACAACAATTGGTTGATAGTTTCTTAGTACTTATCCTGATTTATTCAATCCAAATTTCTTTCAATTGattgaaaaatttcaaaatgaaaacttaCAAATTTCATGTTGTCCAGACGGTTTTGTACAGTGCAGACAAAGAAGTGTGGAGATGTACTGTGATCAAGAtactaattttacacttttatataaaacccGAAAACCATTTAAAGTATCGAACTGGATATTATCGGATGACATCGATTTAATTGTAAACCTTGACTGTTCAATTACTTTCGGAAGAGCTTTACTTTCGAAGAATGCGAAAACTTGATCAGGGTCATGGGTATAATTGcgtttatttctttaactaaATATCTTCATAtgaagggaaaatatcctctttctgtgcttttctccgtcaattaaaggtaTGCAATGCATTTGGAATATgaatatctatgggcagcgatcgcttcCCTATTTCGACGTATTCAGGTAGACGCTTGCTCATTTACTACCTTATGATgtaaaaaactttgttatcAACAATAATCATTCTTTTCATCCCAACGTAGAATAAACatagatagatttttttttaattttgatcaatgtttttttttttcattttcggtatactttttaataagaaacaaaACGAGTAGCAATCGACTAATGTTATGTGATCACCGATAACTATAGATATTTACAAAACCTTACCATAGAGTATTTAGTAGTATGTAGTAGTAGCCTATAGTATACATAAAAGGAAGAAAACGCTATCAagtgtatttattactttttttaacaatatgttaccgttggtttctgagaccaaatctttgtataaacatatcgtcatccctgtcattatctttgacaaaacagagatatcaatatgtttctaacggggattttgatctcagaaa
This DNA window, taken from Papilio machaon chromosome 16, ilPapMach1.1, whole genome shotgun sequence, encodes the following:
- the LOC106716770 gene encoding cuticle protein 3 — encoded protein: MRINRGGKLRLTSFENSPPTCHINIAMQLVLIATLFGFAASAFAPTYESNRPQASLEKNARILAYDADVKEDSYRFNYETENGIKAEEQGQEVEGIEAQGGFQYTGDDGQVYAISYSAGQAGFQPQGAHLPTAPPTPEAILKALAQNAADEAAGIIDDGQYNPGKYGGGQQQQYRAQSTGFRQAYKF
- the LOC106716473 gene encoding pupal cuticle protein 27: MTLIKFSHSSKVKLFRKSHLFFELKLKEKKLFQIVMSTIIAVAAAAKLPSSNYLPPNQGSSTSNSYLPPNQGGNIGIGSSAGGTYGTGNRRPQQEIEKNAVILQHNQEIDENGFRYSYETSNGIRAEEAGDASQSQGGFAYKGDDGNVYSITFTAGEGGFRPQGAHLPVAPPTPEAILAALEQNAKDEAAGIFDDGQYHPEQSGNRRPGQSGYGSTSSGSGNFNANTGYTY